One genomic region from Anticarsia gemmatalis isolate Benzon Research Colony breed Stoneville strain chromosome 7, ilAntGemm2 primary, whole genome shotgun sequence encodes:
- the LOC142974426 gene encoding CCR4-NOT transcription complex subunit 7-like codes for MPAASFGSLAQLPGTGDCGIKDVWNHNLHEEFQIIRQVVQKYHWVAMDTEFPGVVARPIGEFRSTADYQYQLLRCNVDLLRIIQLGLTFMDENGKTPPGYTTWQFNFKFNLQEDMYAQDSIDLLQNSGLQFRKHEDEGIEPLEFAELLMSSGLVLMDNIKWLSFHSGYDFGYLLKLLTDQNLPTDENEFFESLRLYFPTVYDVKYLMKLCKNLKGGLQEVADQLELRRVGPQHQAGSDSHLTGMAFFKIKEIFFDDNIESSSGHLYGLGAPFSVNVNNFQDNGENGNSS; via the exons ATGCCTGCAGCTAGTTTCGGTTCATTGGCTCAGCTTCCAGGAACAGGAGACTGTGGCATAAAGGATGTGTGGAATCATAATTTACATGAAGAATTTCAGATAATTAGACAG GTGGTTCAAAAATACCACTGGGTGGCCATGGACACAGAGTTTCCTGGAGTAGTTGCTCGTCCTATTGGTGAATTTAGATCCACTGCAGACTACCAGTATCAACTACTGAg gtGTAATGTTGATCTCCTAAGAATAATTCAGTTGGGTCTGACTTTTATGGATGAAAATGGTAAAACTCCCCCAGGATACACCACATGGCAATtcaactttaaatttaatttgca aGAAGACATGTATGCTCAGGATTCAATTGATTTGCTGCAAAATTCTGGACTACAGTTCAGGAAACACGAAGATGAAGGTATTGAACCGCTGGAGTTTGCAGAATTACTCATGTCATCAG GACTAGTACTAATGGATAACATCAAATGGCTCAGTTTTCATTCTGGCTATGATTTTGGCTACTTACTAAAACTACTCACAGACCAGAATCTACCCACAGATGAAAATGAATTCTTTGAAAGCCTAAGATTGTATTTTCCAACTGTATATGatgtaaaa TACCTTATGAAGTTATGCAAAAACTTAAAAGGTGGACTACAAGAGGTGGCAGACCAACTGGAACTAAGAAGAGTTGGACCACAACACCAGGCTGGATCTGATTCTCATCTAACTGGAATGGCTTTCTTCAAAATCAAAGAG ATATTCTTTGATGACAACATTGAAAGTTCCAGTGGTCATTTATATGGCTTGGGTGCACCATTTTCTGTGAATGTAAATAACTTCCAAGACAATGGTGAGAATGGTAACTCATCCTGA